In Solanum lycopersicum chromosome 5, SLM_r2.1, the following are encoded in one genomic region:
- the LOC138348560 gene encoding uncharacterized protein, which translates to MQRTFRIIKASETESVELATYRLRDVAINWYESWELSRGEGAPPAVWDEFVEAFQGHFLPPEMKRARVDRFLRLKQNGRSVREYSLEFDSLARHAPTIVADMADRVHRYVMGLDRYLIDGCMAVTLQPGMDIARVQAYAEGVEDRHRGRQPDRDYNRGQHKRARSAGYPDEF; encoded by the coding sequence atgcagcgtacatttaggataatcaaggcttcggagaccgagtctgttgagttggctacgtatcgtttgcgggatgtagctattaattggtatgagtcttgggagttatctaggggtgagggtgctcctccagcggtatgggatgaatttgtggaggctttccagggccacttcctgcctccagagatgaagcgagctagagtcgatagattcttgcgtttgaagcaaaatggcaggagcgttcgagagtatagccttgagtttgattcattggctaggcatgcacctactattgtggctgatatggcagacagggtacatcgttatgtgatgggattggatcgttatttgattgacggttgtatggcagtgactcttcagccaggtatggacattgctcgggtgcaggcatatgcagagggggtagaggatcggcaccggggacgtcagccagatagagattataatagaggccagcataagagggctagatcagcaggttatcctgatgAGTTTTAA